A stretch of Apis cerana isolate GH-2021 linkage group LG1, AcerK_1.0, whole genome shotgun sequence DNA encodes these proteins:
- the LOC107994676 gene encoding vascular endothelial growth factor receptor 1 isoform X1: MIHVSRIVNAIIVILALNRGSIAQLSIDETEKATELLINEGDSLEITCTGFESIFFVYPEDEPNIITSTPFKEENLEDDIYKFVFKRNETVHGDTGLYGCPGNILQVTSHPNFQTSESLVFVYVQSNRSMFVQTDNFRSLTVVVGETALIPCRPTSPNFTVELLLGDLAVNKTNFHPRIGFTLTNITLKDGGYYTCVIQADVRHEINYYLLVIRKHELNEPKIAEDNLRHVTRGQILRVNCSTIVETDMNYVLNWSTPHMNTRIRTVDYSEKTGPIKKAIVEMIIEDVRYEDEGFYECVIKSFHDSRKTKVFIKVHDPENKFINLTAQDAIRHYQRHEGGEIQWVVHVHAYPEPILKWLNTKGEEITGNWETPKKTKYAIKTESTNTILRINHLNIEDMGEYSLQATNQDKFDMLNFTLDVLVKPVPMLKVEPYYSPNQTVEISCDVATFPSPNITWSFIKYPYYPSYENATMIELTNTKESGMNTRFHSIVKMTIEMSGHLTCSACNIIGCESQTETIFVSDGKGGFGIIELKDSVVEGDDLELICAASIYNYTSNFEWKYANGTFIVQNGRLTIEQTKTRFTYRSILKIKNVTKADSMIYTCSNKEEMDFFLQVHGAVKPFMKETNLNGTEITIDINTHDSHNSLILKCFVGGMPKPIVTWYKNDELIKIGDQFTYSHSQQELHINYLRDIDSGVYLCKGENRLGVIKAHGNIIVKGKEVPKELIILIVILSITVIILVVYFTIKIRREKIMRKELMEAGLMHFEEGAVECLNPELTVDDQAELLPYDKKWEFPREKLKLGKQLGSGAFGVVMKAEAEGICENEPVTTVAVKMVRRTTVPTCVRALASELKIMVHLGKHLNVVNLLGACTKNISKRELLVIVEYCRFGNLHNYLLRHRTDFINQIDPTTGKFDPSIGQDVLTRSVSVSSNNRIKYVALSFSRSLSDNSAIESTNYQTSAMDSQGISMSPDGGIQSNNSSQGWRFNYRGDYKDHNLKPICTQDLLSWAFQVARGMEYLSQRKVLHGDLAARNILLAENNVVKICDFGLAKTMYKDNNYKKKGGGLLPIKWMAIESIRDRIFSTQSDIWSFGIVLWEFFTLAETPYPGMEAEKQYQKLIEGYRLEQPEYATSEIYNIMYQCWMAKPSLRPSFTQLVKNIGDLLEESVKTHYISLNDPYMDMNTTMLEGGRNDYLTMLSSPDHTTLSSPTHDYSNLPPSNLTDSTYLCMSPNSQGYQSEIFSPRPNQESTCFEFPSPTSDSEDAVEISPMLKKQEEEDPYLKPINVHARRAEFVRQREAMKNQTIDRPINRDFGYCNTPQNGQLINLNEKNKNDSKNSDDNEKLNNGNTISEKDFIPTIIRTQDNYVNMPKQKSDLRLEMPASFSNPSYVVMVNRETDQMKV, translated from the exons ATGATACATGTCTCAAGAATAGTCAATGCAATCATAGTTATCCTTGCTCTCAATCGAG gTTCAATAGCTCAATTGAGCATAGATGAAACGGAAAAGGCTACAGAGCTTCTTATAAATGAAGGTGATAGTTTGGAGATCACATGCACCGGTttcgaaagtattttttttgtctatCCTGAAGATGAACCCAAT aTCATCACCTCGACGccttttaaagaagaaaatctcgAAGAtgacatatataaattcgtgtttaaacgaaacgaaactgtTCATGGGGATACGGGATTGTATGGTTGCCCCGGTAATATTTTGCAAGTTACCTCACATCCTAATTTTCAAACATCTGAAAGCTTGGTATTTGTTTATGTTCAAT CGAATAGAAGCATGTTTGTGCAAACAGATAATTTTCGTTCATTAACTGTAGTAGTCGGTGAAACTGCTTTAATACCTTGTAGACCAACATCGCCCAATTTCACAGTTGAACTCTTGCTTGGTGATTTG gctgtgaataaaacaaatttccatCCAAGGATTGGTTTCACTTTGACAAACATCACGCTGAAAGATGGTGGTTATTATACATGTGTCATACAAGCAGATGTACGccacgaaataaattattatttacttgtgATTC gGAAGCATGAATTGAACGAACCAAAAATTGCGGAGGATAATTTACGTCATGTAACAAGAGGTCAAATTCTACGTGTAAATTGCTCAACAATCGTTGAAACAGATAtgaattatgttttaaattggAGTACACCCCATATg AATACTAGAATAAGGACTGTTGATTACAGTGAAAAAACAGGTCCAATTAAAAAAGCGATTGTCGAAATGATTATAGAGGATGTAAGATACGAAGATGAAGGCTTCTACGAATgtgttataaaatcatttcatgATTCTAGAAAAACAAAAGTCTTCATTAAGGTTCATG atccggaaaacaaatttatcaatctaACAGCACAAGATGCTATCAGACATTATCAACGTCATGAAGGTGGTGAAATACAATGGGTTGTACATGTGCATGCTTATCCAGAACCTATTCTTAAatg GCTAAATACAAAAGGGGAAGAAATCACAGGTAATTGGGAAACTccaaaaaaaacgaaatatgcGATAAAAACAGAATCtactaatacaattttaagaataaaccATTTAAATATCGAGGACATGGGAGAATATTCTCTTCAAGCTACAAATCAAGATAAATTCGATATGTTGAATTTTACGTTAGATGTATtag taAAACCAGTACCAATGTTGAAAGTAGAGCCTTATTATAGCCCTAACCAGACGGTGGAAATATCTTGTGATGTGGCAACATTTCCATCACCGAATATAACGTGGAGTTTTATTAAGTACCCTTATTATCCTTCTTATGAAAATGCGACCATGATAGAATTAACA aacacAAAAGAAAGTGGAATGAACACCAGATTTCATTCGATCGTAAAGATGACTATTGAAATGAGTGGTCATCTTACCTGTAGCGCATGCAACATTATTGGATGCGAATCTCAAACTGAAACCATTTTTGTTTctg atgGAAAAGGTGGTTTCGGTATAATCGAGCTAAAAGATTCAGTAGTCGAAGGCGATGATTTAGAACTAATTTGTGCTGCCTCCATTTATAATTACACGAGCAATTTCGAATGGAAATACGCAAACGGTACTTTTATTGTACAAAATg GTAGATTAACGATTGAACAAACTAAGACTCGATTTACTTATCGTtcgatcttaaaaataaaaaatgtaactaAAGCAGATTCGATGATTTATACATGTagcaataaagaagaaatggatttctttcttcaagttcacg ggGCAGTGAAACCTTTTATGAAGGAAACCAATCTAAACGGAACGGAAATTACGATTGATATTAATACACATGATTcacataattcattaatactaAAGTGTTTTGTAGGTGGAATGCCTAAACCAATAGTCACATGGTATAAA aatgatgaactaataaaaattggtGATCAATTCACATATAGCCATAGTCAACAAGAattgcatattaattatttaagggATATTGACAGTGGAGTATACTTATGTAAAGGCGAGAATCGTTTAGGAGTAATCAAAGCACACGGAAATATAATAGTCAaag GAAAAGAGGTTCCGaaggaattaataatattgattgtcATCTTATCAATCACAGTAATAATTCTGGTGGTCTATTTTACAATCAAGATTCGCCGTGAAAag atcatgagaaaagaattaatgGAAGCAGGATTGATGCATTTTGAAGAAGGAGCAGTGGAATGTTTGAATCCAGAATTAACAGTGGATGATCAAGCAGAATTACTTCCTTACGATAAGAAATGGGAATTtccaagagaaaaattaaagttag ggAAACAATTAGGAAGTGGAGCTTTTGGAGTTGTCATGAAAGCGGAAGCAGAAGGAATTTGCGAAAATGAACCAGTTACCACAGTAGCAGTAAAAATGGTTCGTCGAACAACAGTTCCGACTTGTGTTCGTGCACTTGCTAGTGAGCTGAAAATTATGGTACACCTTGGTAAACACTTGAATGTAGTCAATCTTCTTGGTGCttgtacgaaaaatatttccaaac GTGAATTATTAGTAATCGTAGAATATTGCCGATTTGGAAATttacacaattatttattacgacaTAGGACTGATTTTATCAACCAAATAGATCCAACAACCGGTAAATTCGATCCCAGTATCGGTCAAGATGTTTTAACCAGATCCGTTAGTGTTAGCAGTAATAATAG GATAAAATACGTGGCATTGTCATTTTCTCGCAGTCTTAGTGATAATTCTGCCATCGAATCGACGAATTATCAAACTTCTGCAATGGATTCTCAAGGAATTAGCATGTCACCGGATGGAGGTATTCAAAGTAATAATTCATCCCAAGGATGGAGATTTAATTATCGGGGTGATTATAAGGATCATAATTTGAAACCGATTTGTACGCAAGATTTATTATCTTGGGCTTTTCAAGTAGCGCGTGGAATGGAATATCTTAGTCAAAGAaag gTATTACATGGTGATTTAGCtgcgagaaatattttattggccGAAAATAATGTTGTAAAAATCTGTGATTTTGGTTTAGCAAAAACCATGtacaaagataataattataaaaagaaaggaggtgGTCTATTACCTATAAAATGGATGGCTATCGAGTCGATTAGagatcgaattttttcaacaCAATCAGATATTTGGTCATTTGGTATAGTTTTATGGGAATTCTTTACATTAGCTGAAACACCTTACCCAGGAATGGAAGCTGAAAAACAATACCAGAAACTAATTGAGGGATATAGATTGGAACAACCGGAATATGCTACTTCCGAAAT aTATAACATAATGTATCAATGTTGGATGGCTAAACCTAGTTTGCGTCCGAGTTTCACGCAATTAGTTAAGAATATTGGTGATCTATTAGAAGAAAGCGTAAAAACG CATTATATCAGTTTAAATGATCCCTACATGGATATGAACACAACAATGTTAGAAGGTGGgcgaaatgattatttaacaatGCTTTCTTCGCCTGATCATACAACACTTTCCTCGCCCACTcatgattattcaaatttgcCTCCTTCAAATTTAACCGATTCAACGTACCTATGTATGAGTCCTAATAGTCAGGGATATCAATCAGAAATATTCAGCCCTAGACCAAATCAAGAAAGTACTTGTTTTGAATTTCCATCGCCTACTTCTGATTCAGAGGACGCAGTAGAAATATCACcaatgttaaaaaaacaaGAGGAAGAAGATCCTTATTTAAAACCTATCAATGTACATGCACGACGAGCAGAATTCGTTCGACAGCGAGAGGcaatgaaaaatcaaacaatAGATCGACCAATCAATAGGGATTTTGGATATTGCAATACTCCACAAAATggtcaattaataaatctgaatgaaaagaataaaaatgattcaaaaaattctgatgacaatgaaaaattaaataatggaaatacaATATCAGAGAAAGATTTTATACCCACTATCATTAGGACACAAGATAATTACGTAAACATGCCTAAACAGAAGAGTGATTTAAGGTTAGAAATGCCAGCTAGTTTTAGCAATCCTAGTTATGTGGTGATGGTTAATCGTGAAACAGATCAGATGAAAGTTTAA
- the LOC107994676 gene encoding vascular endothelial growth factor receptor 1 isoform X2: MIHVSRIVNAIIVILALNRGSIAQLSIDETEKATELLINEGDSLEITCTGFESIFFVYPEDEPNIITSTPFKEENLEDDIYKFVFKRNETVHGDTGLYGCPGNILQVTSHPNFQTSESLVFVYVQSNRSMFVQTDNFRSLTVVVGETALIPCRPTSPNFTVELLLGDLAVNKTNFHPRIGFTLTNITLKDGGYYTCVIQADVRHEINYYLLVIRKHELNEPKIAEDNLRHVTRGQILRVNCSTIVETDMNYVLNWSTPHMNTRIRTVDYSEKTGPIKKAIVEMIIEDVRYEDEGFYECVIKSFHDSRKTKVFIKVHDPENKFINLTAQDAIRHYQRHEGGEIQWVVHVHAYPEPILKWLNTKGEEITGNWETPKKTKYAIKTESTNTILRINHLNIEDMGEYSLQATNQDKFDMLNFTLDVLVKPVPMLKVEPYYSPNQTVEISCDVATFPSPNITWSFIKYPYYPSYENATMIELTNTKESGMNTRFHSIVKMTIEMSGHLTCSACNIIGCESQTETIFVSDGKGGFGIIELKDSVVEGDDLELICAASIYNYTSNFEWKYANGTFIVQNGRLTIEQTKTRFTYRSILKIKNVTKADSMIYTCSNKEEMDFFLQVHGAVKPFMKETNLNGTEITIDINTHDSHNSLILKCFVGGMPKPIVTWYKNDELIKIGDQFTYSHSQQELHINYLRDIDSGVYLCKGENRLGVIKAHGNIIVKGKEVPKELIILIVILSITVIILVVYFTIKIRREKIMRKELMEAGLMHFEEGAVECLNPELTVDDQAELLPYDKKWEFPREKLKLGKQLGSGAFGVVMKAEAEGICENEPVTTVAVKMVRRTTVPTCVRALASELKIMVHLGKHLNVVNLLGACTKNISKRELLVIVEYCRFGNLHNYLLRHRTDFINQIDPTTGKFDPSIGQDVLTRSVSVSSNNSLSDNSAIESTNYQTSAMDSQGISMSPDGGIQSNNSSQGWRFNYRGDYKDHNLKPICTQDLLSWAFQVARGMEYLSQRKVLHGDLAARNILLAENNVVKICDFGLAKTMYKDNNYKKKGGGLLPIKWMAIESIRDRIFSTQSDIWSFGIVLWEFFTLAETPYPGMEAEKQYQKLIEGYRLEQPEYATSEIYNIMYQCWMAKPSLRPSFTQLVKNIGDLLEESVKTHYISLNDPYMDMNTTMLEGGRNDYLTMLSSPDHTTLSSPTHDYSNLPPSNLTDSTYLCMSPNSQGYQSEIFSPRPNQESTCFEFPSPTSDSEDAVEISPMLKKQEEEDPYLKPINVHARRAEFVRQREAMKNQTIDRPINRDFGYCNTPQNGQLINLNEKNKNDSKNSDDNEKLNNGNTISEKDFIPTIIRTQDNYVNMPKQKSDLRLEMPASFSNPSYVVMVNRETDQMKV, encoded by the exons ATGATACATGTCTCAAGAATAGTCAATGCAATCATAGTTATCCTTGCTCTCAATCGAG gTTCAATAGCTCAATTGAGCATAGATGAAACGGAAAAGGCTACAGAGCTTCTTATAAATGAAGGTGATAGTTTGGAGATCACATGCACCGGTttcgaaagtattttttttgtctatCCTGAAGATGAACCCAAT aTCATCACCTCGACGccttttaaagaagaaaatctcgAAGAtgacatatataaattcgtgtttaaacgaaacgaaactgtTCATGGGGATACGGGATTGTATGGTTGCCCCGGTAATATTTTGCAAGTTACCTCACATCCTAATTTTCAAACATCTGAAAGCTTGGTATTTGTTTATGTTCAAT CGAATAGAAGCATGTTTGTGCAAACAGATAATTTTCGTTCATTAACTGTAGTAGTCGGTGAAACTGCTTTAATACCTTGTAGACCAACATCGCCCAATTTCACAGTTGAACTCTTGCTTGGTGATTTG gctgtgaataaaacaaatttccatCCAAGGATTGGTTTCACTTTGACAAACATCACGCTGAAAGATGGTGGTTATTATACATGTGTCATACAAGCAGATGTACGccacgaaataaattattatttacttgtgATTC gGAAGCATGAATTGAACGAACCAAAAATTGCGGAGGATAATTTACGTCATGTAACAAGAGGTCAAATTCTACGTGTAAATTGCTCAACAATCGTTGAAACAGATAtgaattatgttttaaattggAGTACACCCCATATg AATACTAGAATAAGGACTGTTGATTACAGTGAAAAAACAGGTCCAATTAAAAAAGCGATTGTCGAAATGATTATAGAGGATGTAAGATACGAAGATGAAGGCTTCTACGAATgtgttataaaatcatttcatgATTCTAGAAAAACAAAAGTCTTCATTAAGGTTCATG atccggaaaacaaatttatcaatctaACAGCACAAGATGCTATCAGACATTATCAACGTCATGAAGGTGGTGAAATACAATGGGTTGTACATGTGCATGCTTATCCAGAACCTATTCTTAAatg GCTAAATACAAAAGGGGAAGAAATCACAGGTAATTGGGAAACTccaaaaaaaacgaaatatgcGATAAAAACAGAATCtactaatacaattttaagaataaaccATTTAAATATCGAGGACATGGGAGAATATTCTCTTCAAGCTACAAATCAAGATAAATTCGATATGTTGAATTTTACGTTAGATGTATtag taAAACCAGTACCAATGTTGAAAGTAGAGCCTTATTATAGCCCTAACCAGACGGTGGAAATATCTTGTGATGTGGCAACATTTCCATCACCGAATATAACGTGGAGTTTTATTAAGTACCCTTATTATCCTTCTTATGAAAATGCGACCATGATAGAATTAACA aacacAAAAGAAAGTGGAATGAACACCAGATTTCATTCGATCGTAAAGATGACTATTGAAATGAGTGGTCATCTTACCTGTAGCGCATGCAACATTATTGGATGCGAATCTCAAACTGAAACCATTTTTGTTTctg atgGAAAAGGTGGTTTCGGTATAATCGAGCTAAAAGATTCAGTAGTCGAAGGCGATGATTTAGAACTAATTTGTGCTGCCTCCATTTATAATTACACGAGCAATTTCGAATGGAAATACGCAAACGGTACTTTTATTGTACAAAATg GTAGATTAACGATTGAACAAACTAAGACTCGATTTACTTATCGTtcgatcttaaaaataaaaaatgtaactaAAGCAGATTCGATGATTTATACATGTagcaataaagaagaaatggatttctttcttcaagttcacg ggGCAGTGAAACCTTTTATGAAGGAAACCAATCTAAACGGAACGGAAATTACGATTGATATTAATACACATGATTcacataattcattaatactaAAGTGTTTTGTAGGTGGAATGCCTAAACCAATAGTCACATGGTATAAA aatgatgaactaataaaaattggtGATCAATTCACATATAGCCATAGTCAACAAGAattgcatattaattatttaagggATATTGACAGTGGAGTATACTTATGTAAAGGCGAGAATCGTTTAGGAGTAATCAAAGCACACGGAAATATAATAGTCAaag GAAAAGAGGTTCCGaaggaattaataatattgattgtcATCTTATCAATCACAGTAATAATTCTGGTGGTCTATTTTACAATCAAGATTCGCCGTGAAAag atcatgagaaaagaattaatgGAAGCAGGATTGATGCATTTTGAAGAAGGAGCAGTGGAATGTTTGAATCCAGAATTAACAGTGGATGATCAAGCAGAATTACTTCCTTACGATAAGAAATGGGAATTtccaagagaaaaattaaagttag ggAAACAATTAGGAAGTGGAGCTTTTGGAGTTGTCATGAAAGCGGAAGCAGAAGGAATTTGCGAAAATGAACCAGTTACCACAGTAGCAGTAAAAATGGTTCGTCGAACAACAGTTCCGACTTGTGTTCGTGCACTTGCTAGTGAGCTGAAAATTATGGTACACCTTGGTAAACACTTGAATGTAGTCAATCTTCTTGGTGCttgtacgaaaaatatttccaaac GTGAATTATTAGTAATCGTAGAATATTGCCGATTTGGAAATttacacaattatttattacgacaTAGGACTGATTTTATCAACCAAATAGATCCAACAACCGGTAAATTCGATCCCAGTATCGGTCAAGATGTTTTAACCAGATCCGTTAGTGTTAGCAGTAATAATAG TCTTAGTGATAATTCTGCCATCGAATCGACGAATTATCAAACTTCTGCAATGGATTCTCAAGGAATTAGCATGTCACCGGATGGAGGTATTCAAAGTAATAATTCATCCCAAGGATGGAGATTTAATTATCGGGGTGATTATAAGGATCATAATTTGAAACCGATTTGTACGCAAGATTTATTATCTTGGGCTTTTCAAGTAGCGCGTGGAATGGAATATCTTAGTCAAAGAaag gTATTACATGGTGATTTAGCtgcgagaaatattttattggccGAAAATAATGTTGTAAAAATCTGTGATTTTGGTTTAGCAAAAACCATGtacaaagataataattataaaaagaaaggaggtgGTCTATTACCTATAAAATGGATGGCTATCGAGTCGATTAGagatcgaattttttcaacaCAATCAGATATTTGGTCATTTGGTATAGTTTTATGGGAATTCTTTACATTAGCTGAAACACCTTACCCAGGAATGGAAGCTGAAAAACAATACCAGAAACTAATTGAGGGATATAGATTGGAACAACCGGAATATGCTACTTCCGAAAT aTATAACATAATGTATCAATGTTGGATGGCTAAACCTAGTTTGCGTCCGAGTTTCACGCAATTAGTTAAGAATATTGGTGATCTATTAGAAGAAAGCGTAAAAACG CATTATATCAGTTTAAATGATCCCTACATGGATATGAACACAACAATGTTAGAAGGTGGgcgaaatgattatttaacaatGCTTTCTTCGCCTGATCATACAACACTTTCCTCGCCCACTcatgattattcaaatttgcCTCCTTCAAATTTAACCGATTCAACGTACCTATGTATGAGTCCTAATAGTCAGGGATATCAATCAGAAATATTCAGCCCTAGACCAAATCAAGAAAGTACTTGTTTTGAATTTCCATCGCCTACTTCTGATTCAGAGGACGCAGTAGAAATATCACcaatgttaaaaaaacaaGAGGAAGAAGATCCTTATTTAAAACCTATCAATGTACATGCACGACGAGCAGAATTCGTTCGACAGCGAGAGGcaatgaaaaatcaaacaatAGATCGACCAATCAATAGGGATTTTGGATATTGCAATACTCCACAAAATggtcaattaataaatctgaatgaaaagaataaaaatgattcaaaaaattctgatgacaatgaaaaattaaataatggaaatacaATATCAGAGAAAGATTTTATACCCACTATCATTAGGACACAAGATAATTACGTAAACATGCCTAAACAGAAGAGTGATTTAAGGTTAGAAATGCCAGCTAGTTTTAGCAATCCTAGTTATGTGGTGATGGTTAATCGTGAAACAGATCAGATGAAAGTTTAA